A genomic segment from Gossypium hirsutum isolate 1008001.06 chromosome D04, Gossypium_hirsutum_v2.1, whole genome shotgun sequence encodes:
- the LOC107898500 gene encoding DNA topoisomerase 6 subunit A: protein MADKKRRRADSDSDSASQPFKNLLKSDAQILKILKSVTSSSSSSTSKPLTLADLALSATCREVSDLSLSSVQSTIEALVLQLTHQILSGQGFSFTVPSRSSSNQLYVPELDRIVLKDKSTVRPFSHISSVRKTTITAKILSLVHQLCLKNIHVTKRDLFYTDVKLFQDQVQSDAVLDDVSCILGCTRSSLNVIAAEKGVVVGRLIFSDNGDMIDCTKMGMGGKAIPPNIDRVGDMQSDALFILLVEKDAAYIRLAEDRFYNRFPCIIVTAKGQPDVATRLFLKKMKMELKLPVLALVDSDPYGLKILSVYGCGSKNMSYDSANLTTPDIKWLGIRPSDLDKYKIPEQCRLPMTEQDIKTGKDLLEEDFVKKNPGWVEELNLMVKTKQKAEIQALSSFGFQYLSEVYLPLKLQQQDWL from the coding sequence ATGGCCGACAAGAAGCGCCGCCGTGCCGACTCTGACTCCGATTCAGCATCCCAGCCTTTCAAGAACCTTCTCAAATCGGATGCCCAGATCCTCAAAATCCTCAAATCCGTCAcctcctcttcctcttcttccACTTCCAAACCCTTAACCCTAGCCGACCTGGCCCTCTCCGCCACCTGCCGGGAAGTGTCCGACCTCTCACTCTCCTCCGTCCAATCCACCATCGAAGCCCTCGTTCTCCAGCTCACCCACCAAATCCTCTCCGGCCAAGGCTTCTCCTTCACCGTCCCTTCCCGTTCTTCCTCCAACCAACTCTACGTCCCCGAACTTGACCGCATCGTCTTAAAAGACAAATCCACCGTCCGCCCTTTCTCCCACATCTCCTCTGTACGCAAAACCACTATAACCGCCAAGATCCTCTCTTTAGTCCATCAACTCTGTCTCAAAAATATTCACGTCACCAAGCGTGACCTTTTCTACACAGACGTTAAGCTCTTCCAAGACCAGGTTCAATCCGACGCTGTTCTGGACGACGTTTCCTGTATACTTGGCTGCACTCGGTCCAGTCTCAACGTAATCGCTGCGGAAAAAGGAGTGGTCGTTGGGagacttatttttagtgacaacGGAGATATGATCGATTGTACTAAAATGGGAATGGGAGGAAAAGCAATTCCTCCTAACATTGATCGAGTCGGAGATATGCAGAGCGATGCATTGTTTATTCTGTTGGTAGAAAAAGATGCAGCTTATATTAGATTAGCTGAAGATCGGTTTTACAATCGGTTTCCTTGTATAATTGTGACTGCAAAAGGGCAGCCGGATGTGGCTACAAGGTTGTTTTTGAAGAAAATGAAGATGGAGTTGAAGCTTCCAGTGTTGGCATTGGTTGACAGTGATCCGTATGGATTGAAAATTTTGTCTGTGTACGGGTGTGGATCGAAAAACATGTCTTATGACAGTGCAAATTTGACTACCCCGGATATCAAGTGGTTGGGGATAAGGCCAAGTGATTTGGATAAGTATAAGATACCAGAGCAATGTAGGTTGCCAATGACAGAACAGGATATTAAGACTGGGAAAGATTTATTGGAGGAAGATTTTGTGAAGAAGAACCCTGGGTGGGTTGAGGAGTTGAATTTGATGGTGAAGACTAAACAGAAGGCGGAGATTCAGGCATTGAGTTCGTTTGGGTTTCAATACTTGTCTGAGGTTTATTTGCCATTGAAGTTGCAGCAGCAGGATTGGCTTTGA